One window of the Takifugu rubripes chromosome 13, fTakRub1.2, whole genome shotgun sequence genome contains the following:
- the lingo1b gene encoding leucine-rich repeat and immunoglobulin-like domain-containing nogo receptor-interacting protein 1-B isoform X1, giving the protein MVCRGKLKGCSPAEVRSRMVSGETGGHTYLVACWQPILILMLGTVLSGSTTGCPSRCDCNGQERSVVCHRRRLAALPEGIPTETRLLDLSKNRLKTLGPEEFINYPQLDELQLNENTISSIEPGAFSNLMNLRILGLRNNHLKLIQLGVFTGLTNLTQLDIGENKIVILLDYMFQELFNLRALEVGDSDLVFISPKSFQGLSNLESLVIEGWKLSAVPTDALSHLHNLLSLRLRYLNTTVIRDYSFKRLYRLRELEISHMPALDTMTPKCLFGLNLTSLSITMCNLSAIPYEAIGHQRYLRFLNLSFNPIEAVEANQLFNLQKLQAFHLAGGRLALIEPYSFRGLNHLRVLNVSSNRLSTLEESVFHSVGNLETLALYDNPLACDCRLLWVFRRRWRLNFNRQQPACASPEVVRGKEFKDFPDILPLDHFTCQKSKIADYQVEKSHVDEGTTVQFPCHAEGDPDPMIMWLTPKKDYITTKTAGSRLSVSDEGTLEVRYSQIQDNGTYFCIATNAAGNDSKAAHLFVHSYSPNWPHQPNKTFAFIANQPSDEGANVTRTTLPFPFDVNTLIIATTMGFISFLAVVLFCLVILFLWSRGKDNSKTSIEVEYVPRKEETEESSPTEAPVQFNMKIM; this is encoded by the exons ATGGTATGCAGAGGAAAGCTGAAGGggtgcagccctgcagag GTTAGAAGTAGGATGGTGTCTGGGGAGACAGGAGGGCACACCTACTTGGTGGCGTGCTGGCAGCCCATCCTGATCCTGATGCTGGGCACTGTCCTGTCCGGCTCCACCACGGGTTGCCCCTCCCGATGCGACTGCAACGGTCAGGAGCGCTCCGTTGTGTGTCATCGACGGAGGCTGGCGGCTCTTCCCGAAGGCATCCCGACAGAAACGAGGTTGCTGGACCTGAGCAAGAACCGTCTGAAAACTCTCGGGCCCGAAGAGTTCATCAATTACCCTCAATTAGACGAGTTGCAACTTAATGAAAACACAATTTCCTCCATTGAGCCGGGGGCTTTCAGCAATCTGATGAACCTTCGGATTTTAGGCCTACGTAACAACCATCTTAAGCTAATTCAGCTGGGAGTGTTTACGGGCTTGACCAACCTCACTCAGCTGGACATTGGCGAAAACAAAATTGTCATACTTCTCGACTATATGTTTCAAGAGCTATTCAACCTGAGGGCTTTGGAAGTAGGGGACAGTGACCTTGTGTTCATCTCGCCAAAGTCTTTTCAAGGCCTTAGCAACCTTGAGAGCCTGGTCATTGAGGGATGGAAACTGTCAGCGGTGCCCACTGATGCCTTGAGCCATCTGCACAACCTGTTGTCACTTCGATTGCGCTATCTCAACACCACTGTCATAAGGGATTACTCGTTTAAAAGGCTCTATCGACTCAGAGAGCTGGAGATTTCTCATATGCCTGCTTTGGATACCATGACCCCGAAATGCTTATTTGGACTCAACCTCACATCACTGTCCATCACGATGTGTAATCTCTCCGCCATTCCCTACGAAGCAATCGGTCATCAAAGATATCTACGATTTCTGAATCTGTCTTTTAATCCAATCGAGGCAGTGGAGGCAAACCAACTGTTTAATCTACAGAAGCTTCAGGCTTTTCATTTGGCTGGTGGGAGATTAGCACTCATCGAGCCCTACTCTTTTCGAGGACTCAACCACCTTCGTGTGCTAAACGTATCCAGCAATAGATTGAGCACCCTGGAAGAGTCAGTGTTCCACTCGGTGGGGAACCTGGAAACCCTGGCTCTATACGACAACCCACTCGCCTGTGACTGTCGCCTGCTGTGGGTCTTCCGTCGGCGGTGGAGACTCAACTTTAACCGGCAGCAGCCCGCGTGTGCCTCGCCCGAGGTGGTAAGGGGGAAGGAGTTCAAAGACTTTCCAGATATTCTCCCCTTAGATCATTTCACCTGCCAGAAATCAAAAATAGCAGATTATCAAGTTGAAAAAAGCCATGTAGATGAAGGAACTACGGTCCAGTTCCCGTGCCATGCGGAGGGCGACCCTGACCCCATGATAATGTGGTTAACGCCTAAAAAGGACTACATCACCACCAAAACTGCAGGATCGAGACTTTCTGTGTCAGATGAGGGAACGTTAGAGGTGCGCTACTCTCAAATTCAGGACAATGGCACCTACTTTTGCATAGCAACCAACGCAGCAGGCAACGACAGCAAGGCCGCTCACCTTTTTGTGCATAGCTACTCTCCCAACTGGCCCCACCAGCCAAACAAGACATTTGCCTTCATCGCCAACCAGCCCAGCGATGAGGGCGCTAACGTGACCCGGACCACACTTCCGTTTCCGTTTGATGTAAATACGCTTATCATTGCAACCACCATGGGATTTATCTCCTTCCTTGCCGTGGTGCTCTTCTGTCTTGTGATTCTGTTCCTCTGGAGTCGAGGAAAAGACAACAGCAAGACGAGCATAGAAGTCGAATATGTGCCACGGAAAGAGGAGACCGAGGAGTCCAGCCCAACGGAGGCGCCGGTACAGTTCAACATGAAGATCATGTAA
- the lingo1b gene encoding leucine-rich repeat and immunoglobulin-like domain-containing nogo receptor-interacting protein 1-B isoform X2: MTVLVRSRMVSGETGGHTYLVACWQPILILMLGTVLSGSTTGCPSRCDCNGQERSVVCHRRRLAALPEGIPTETRLLDLSKNRLKTLGPEEFINYPQLDELQLNENTISSIEPGAFSNLMNLRILGLRNNHLKLIQLGVFTGLTNLTQLDIGENKIVILLDYMFQELFNLRALEVGDSDLVFISPKSFQGLSNLESLVIEGWKLSAVPTDALSHLHNLLSLRLRYLNTTVIRDYSFKRLYRLRELEISHMPALDTMTPKCLFGLNLTSLSITMCNLSAIPYEAIGHQRYLRFLNLSFNPIEAVEANQLFNLQKLQAFHLAGGRLALIEPYSFRGLNHLRVLNVSSNRLSTLEESVFHSVGNLETLALYDNPLACDCRLLWVFRRRWRLNFNRQQPACASPEVVRGKEFKDFPDILPLDHFTCQKSKIADYQVEKSHVDEGTTVQFPCHAEGDPDPMIMWLTPKKDYITTKTAGSRLSVSDEGTLEVRYSQIQDNGTYFCIATNAAGNDSKAAHLFVHSYSPNWPHQPNKTFAFIANQPSDEGANVTRTTLPFPFDVNTLIIATTMGFISFLAVVLFCLVILFLWSRGKDNSKTSIEVEYVPRKEETEESSPTEAPVQFNMKIM, from the exons ATGACAGTCCTG GTTAGAAGTAGGATGGTGTCTGGGGAGACAGGAGGGCACACCTACTTGGTGGCGTGCTGGCAGCCCATCCTGATCCTGATGCTGGGCACTGTCCTGTCCGGCTCCACCACGGGTTGCCCCTCCCGATGCGACTGCAACGGTCAGGAGCGCTCCGTTGTGTGTCATCGACGGAGGCTGGCGGCTCTTCCCGAAGGCATCCCGACAGAAACGAGGTTGCTGGACCTGAGCAAGAACCGTCTGAAAACTCTCGGGCCCGAAGAGTTCATCAATTACCCTCAATTAGACGAGTTGCAACTTAATGAAAACACAATTTCCTCCATTGAGCCGGGGGCTTTCAGCAATCTGATGAACCTTCGGATTTTAGGCCTACGTAACAACCATCTTAAGCTAATTCAGCTGGGAGTGTTTACGGGCTTGACCAACCTCACTCAGCTGGACATTGGCGAAAACAAAATTGTCATACTTCTCGACTATATGTTTCAAGAGCTATTCAACCTGAGGGCTTTGGAAGTAGGGGACAGTGACCTTGTGTTCATCTCGCCAAAGTCTTTTCAAGGCCTTAGCAACCTTGAGAGCCTGGTCATTGAGGGATGGAAACTGTCAGCGGTGCCCACTGATGCCTTGAGCCATCTGCACAACCTGTTGTCACTTCGATTGCGCTATCTCAACACCACTGTCATAAGGGATTACTCGTTTAAAAGGCTCTATCGACTCAGAGAGCTGGAGATTTCTCATATGCCTGCTTTGGATACCATGACCCCGAAATGCTTATTTGGACTCAACCTCACATCACTGTCCATCACGATGTGTAATCTCTCCGCCATTCCCTACGAAGCAATCGGTCATCAAAGATATCTACGATTTCTGAATCTGTCTTTTAATCCAATCGAGGCAGTGGAGGCAAACCAACTGTTTAATCTACAGAAGCTTCAGGCTTTTCATTTGGCTGGTGGGAGATTAGCACTCATCGAGCCCTACTCTTTTCGAGGACTCAACCACCTTCGTGTGCTAAACGTATCCAGCAATAGATTGAGCACCCTGGAAGAGTCAGTGTTCCACTCGGTGGGGAACCTGGAAACCCTGGCTCTATACGACAACCCACTCGCCTGTGACTGTCGCCTGCTGTGGGTCTTCCGTCGGCGGTGGAGACTCAACTTTAACCGGCAGCAGCCCGCGTGTGCCTCGCCCGAGGTGGTAAGGGGGAAGGAGTTCAAAGACTTTCCAGATATTCTCCCCTTAGATCATTTCACCTGCCAGAAATCAAAAATAGCAGATTATCAAGTTGAAAAAAGCCATGTAGATGAAGGAACTACGGTCCAGTTCCCGTGCCATGCGGAGGGCGACCCTGACCCCATGATAATGTGGTTAACGCCTAAAAAGGACTACATCACCACCAAAACTGCAGGATCGAGACTTTCTGTGTCAGATGAGGGAACGTTAGAGGTGCGCTACTCTCAAATTCAGGACAATGGCACCTACTTTTGCATAGCAACCAACGCAGCAGGCAACGACAGCAAGGCCGCTCACCTTTTTGTGCATAGCTACTCTCCCAACTGGCCCCACCAGCCAAACAAGACATTTGCCTTCATCGCCAACCAGCCCAGCGATGAGGGCGCTAACGTGACCCGGACCACACTTCCGTTTCCGTTTGATGTAAATACGCTTATCATTGCAACCACCATGGGATTTATCTCCTTCCTTGCCGTGGTGCTCTTCTGTCTTGTGATTCTGTTCCTCTGGAGTCGAGGAAAAGACAACAGCAAGACGAGCATAGAAGTCGAATATGTGCCACGGAAAGAGGAGACCGAGGAGTCCAGCCCAACGGAGGCGCCGGTACAGTTCAACATGAAGATCATGTAA